The genomic window tacagctTGCACGGTGTTTCTGGCCCTCATCGCAACGACCGTCGCGTCGTCCTGGCCTGATGATGTGTGTCCCCCGGAACAGGGAGAAGACTGGACAATAGAAAAACTGTTGCGTCATGACGATTGCGATAAGTTCTACATGTGTACATTGGGAAAACCAGTTGAGCGTAGATGTCCTTCTGGGCTTTGGTTCTGCTTGGCAGCCATGAGATGCGAATGGCCTCATTTGGTAGACTGTGAAGACCGAAATGTACCTACAACAACTGTTGCTGGTGCAACGTCAACAACACCAGTTCCAACGACCACAACAACCACGACTACCACACCGGCCCCGACTACAACAACAACTACCACAACAACACCGGCTCCTACAACGACAACAACCACAACAACTACACCTGCACCAACTACGACAACGCCTACAACGACGACAACTACTACGCCGGTACCAACGACAACCACTACGACCACGACTACACCGAGGCCTACAACAACGACCACGACTACACCGAGGCCAACAACAACGACCACGACTACACCGAGGCCGACAACAACTACCACGACTACACCTAGGCCGACAACAACCACCACGACTACACCAAGGCCAACAACCACAACTACGACTACACCAAGACCAACAACTACAACAACTACGACGACTACTACAACACCGGCACCAACGACAACAACGTCAACAACAACGGCCAAACCCGATTTCAGACCAAATGGATGCCCAGTTGATCTTTTTATTCATTGGTTACTTCCACATGAAACTGACTGCACTTTGTTCTACTATTGCGTTTGGGGCGAAAAAGTTCTACGTAGCTGTCCAAGTAGCCTACATTTCAATACTGTACTTCAGGttagttaatatattttataacttttaaacatTTGCAACAAAATTTGGATTTATGCATAGCTTTTGAATGTTGCAATTCAAATTCTATTCATAAATCCAAATTTAGTTTTGACGAATTTTAAACCTGGGTGAGCATGAAACGAGAGAACGAACTAAACTATCCGACTAACGGTGTTTTGTAGCGTAAACAAAACAtctttgcttttattttacaaccgTGCTAATGCCGTAACAAATAATCCCgcaaaaaattctttaaatgaGGTCTTTTTAAGTTTAAGGGCAGTTTAGAAAAGGCTCAAGATagttaattaaaacttatttaagtaTCAAATTTATGAATGCTAGAgcgagtttgtttgttttgaaaaagaaaaatgcGCTTTTCATTAAGGAAAAAAGCATTGTactaggcttcggccgtagctagttaccaccctaccgacgaagacgtgtcGCCATGTGGATTAACGTTCTGatacgatgccgcatagaaacagattacagatataagtttaatataattgcctaTCACCTGACAGATGAGTGCCATCTAAGACCGTaatagctaacttgtagtggttaTTAAACACTGGCCATTCTGGCCAATTATTATTGAATGGTTTGTTAGAAGATAAATGCATAACTTGACAATTTTTTTCCAGGTATGTGATTGGCCCAGAGATGCCGGTTGTACCTTACCAAATAGACaacttaattaaagaaatatgaaTGGATCAAATGGTACGCGTGAGCCATGATGTTACCtcattattttggaaaaaatattattgctcACCAGAAAAATAACCCTATTCATAAGaaacaaagtatttattaattaattctataatataaataatgtaatcttgttttttctttaaaaatagaaataaactatGATaataaacccaaattttttattcattaggaTACCCTTACCCAATGCAGTTCTCACTATACGGAATCGTCATTAGATTGTTATATGGAGGGTGCGGCTGCtgccagtgccgagcaggccaagagacGTAAATGAAAATcttgatagcagtttcattttgtGCCTTTTTGAGTAGTAGGGGCTCGAGCTCTCAAAAAGGGTTAACCAGTAGGTATACTCACCTTATACTAGTACATAGACCTTTAAAAATTGGCCAAGAAATTAGTTTGggcattcaaaggggcaatgctgacagcattatttatttagttttattttggcaCTGAggctattttacttttttttgtttataaataaaattacgtcagtaaactatataaaaaaattgattttaactaatctcaaaattattaattagtattttaGATCAATCGTGTTGTAATAAATTAGAATCAAGGGAGGCGTATCGTACGGAGTAATTGAACACAATAATCCTTGGCGATAAAGAAAGTGATAGGAAATAGATAAACACATCATTATTTCTCATAGTCAAGCCTCTGAAGCTTAAGTCCTTGATTAATTGAGTACAGttcaaagtatataatatgaCTGCAAAACATGTTGCTCATTACTGCAATTCAAAACAGACATGAGAGGTAGGTGCATTTCAAGATTTCTAAGATGAGTGTTAGGTATATTGATAAACAGTAAATAGTGGCTTTGTgacaattattataagtgttatAAAGATATTGTGAATGCCTGATCATAGTGAATGTTAGCACTGGTTTTTCGGTTTTCTCCCGTTGtcataaaaaattacacaaaagtCTTTTGTGTGCACcgcaaattaaatcaaattttatactttttgtggcagagcggTGAGAGCGGTAATTTTAAATGGGAGGGCCCGGGTTCGATCTTTGGCAAGGGTGATTtgggaaattatatatatataaaacctgttaaaggtttaatataaccattCTCCCAAAAAGGTTAAcctgttaccattttagactatGTTGGCATCAAAACTTACCAGCAGTTAAgtttgcagtaaagggctaacttgtaaaataattaaaaaagaaaaatattcaatcGACAGTCACACACCGGTGCATCTTTccacttatataatatactcaatcacagaaacattttaagatgattgtaaattttttaggtaCAATAAAGCAACGCCTTAAATAATCACTGTTTTTCAGTTGTCACAGTGCTTTTGGCTCTAATTGCTTCAACAGTCGCCTCGTCTTGGTATGAGGATGTGTGTCCTCCGGAACAGGAACACGACTGGACAATAGAAAAACTGTTACGTCATGA from Pararge aegeria chromosome 20, ilParAegt1.1, whole genome shotgun sequence includes these protein-coding regions:
- the LOC120632889 gene encoding mucin-2-like gives rise to the protein ITACTVFLALIATTVASSWPDDVCPPEQGEDWTIEKLLRHDDCDKFYMCTLGKPVERRCPSGLWFCLAAMRCEWPHLVDCEDRNVPTTTVAGATSTTPVPTTTTTTTTTPAPTTTTTTTTTPAPTTTTTTTTTPAPTTTTPTTTTTTTPVPTTTTTTTTTPRPTTTTTTTPRPTTTTTTTPRPTTTTTTTPRPTTTTTTTPRPTTTTTTTPRPTTTTTTTTTTTPAPTTTTSTTTAKPDFRPNGCPVDLFIHWLLPHETDCTLFYYCVWGEKVLRSCPSSLHFNTVLQVCDWPRDAGYPYPMQFSLYGIVIRLLYGGCGCCQCRAGQETNALNNHCFSVVTVLLALIASTVASSWYEDVCPPEQEHDWTIEKLLRHEDCNKFYKCTFGQPVEQDCPAGLWFCLKNWRCEWPHLVDCEDRNVPEETTTTLEPTETTTTPQPTTTTTTTPEPTTTTTTTTTTTTEPPTTTTTTEATTTTTTPEPTTTTTTPEPTTTAVPGFRPNGCPEDVFEHWLLPHETECNLFYYCVWGKRVLRRCPSNLHFNRVIQVCDWPGDAGCQSITSP